From a single Nostoc edaphicum CCNP1411 genomic region:
- a CDS encoding SDR family NAD(P)-dependent oxidoreductase, whose protein sequence is MATTALIVGAGDGLSASLARLFAKEGFTVALAARQIEKLTQLSSEIGAVSFAADASKPDEVEQLFIDIDHKVGSPNVVVYNPSFRVRGPLVDLDPGEVAKTLDITAYGGFLVAQAATKRFLQLGGGAIFFTGASASVKGYPLSAPFAMGKFALRGLAQSIARELAPKNIHVAHFVIDGGIRSAVRQDPVDNPDSTLDPDAIAQTYLNILHQPRSAWTYEVELRPWVENF, encoded by the coding sequence ATGGCAACAACAGCTTTAATTGTCGGTGCAGGTGATGGACTGAGCGCTTCTTTAGCTCGCCTATTTGCCAAAGAAGGATTTACCGTAGCTTTAGCGGCTCGCCAAATTGAAAAACTCACTCAATTGAGCAGTGAAATTGGGGCGGTTAGTTTCGCCGCTGATGCTTCAAAGCCCGATGAAGTAGAACAGTTATTTATTGATATTGATCATAAAGTCGGTTCCCCGAATGTTGTCGTTTACAATCCTAGTTTTCGGGTGCGGGGGCCTCTTGTTGATCTAGACCCTGGTGAGGTGGCAAAAACCCTAGATATCACTGCTTATGGTGGCTTTCTTGTAGCCCAAGCTGCTACCAAAAGGTTTTTGCAACTTGGTGGCGGTGCTATATTTTTTACTGGAGCCTCAGCCAGTGTTAAAGGTTATCCGCTGTCTGCTCCCTTTGCAATGGGTAAATTTGCACTGCGCGGTTTGGCTCAGAGTATTGCTAGAGAATTAGCACCAAAAAATATCCATGTGGCGCATTTCGTGATTGATGGTGGAATTCGTTCGGCAGTCCGCCAAGATCCAGTGGATAATCCTGATAGTACTCTTGACCCGGATGCGATCGCTCAAACTTATCTCAATATCCTCCACCAACCCCGCAGTGCTTGGACTTATGAAGTAGAACTACGTCCGTGGGTAGAGAATTTCTAG
- a CDS encoding nitroreductase family protein — MSPITQTQPLDVPSAIAKRRSIKTFTTDPIAPELLKQLVELTVAAPSSFNIQSWQIILVQDDAQKAALAAASWNQQQIIQAPVTFVFAADPNAGEENLTPILEQAAETGAWNEGTVNYFKAAIPQFQAGLGDKRREYAIKDAIIAATHLVLAAESLGLSTCFMNGWVEDQVKEVIGAGDNPDLAIAVVVPVGYAAEPRLNPGRLPFSSNVSVDRIGNPYAG, encoded by the coding sequence ATGAGTCCTATCACCCAAACCCAACCTTTAGATGTACCGAGTGCGATCGCTAAACGTCGTTCCATCAAAACTTTTACAACAGACCCCATTGCCCCAGAACTACTCAAGCAACTAGTAGAGTTAACCGTGGCAGCACCCAGCAGCTTTAATATCCAGTCATGGCAAATTATTCTTGTGCAAGATGACGCACAAAAGGCCGCACTAGCAGCAGCATCGTGGAATCAACAGCAAATTATCCAAGCACCTGTTACCTTTGTGTTTGCCGCCGATCCTAATGCCGGTGAAGAAAACTTAACCCCAATTCTAGAGCAAGCTGCCGAAACTGGAGCATGGAATGAAGGCACGGTAAACTATTTCAAAGCCGCCATCCCGCAATTTCAAGCTGGGCTAGGCGACAAGCGACGCGAATATGCCATCAAAGATGCCATTATTGCCGCTACCCATTTGGTGTTAGCAGCAGAAAGTCTGGGATTATCCACTTGTTTTATGAACGGTTGGGTTGAGGATCAGGTAAAGGAAGTCATTGGGGCTGGGGATAATCCAGATTTAGCGATCGCTGTTGTTGTTCCTGTTGGTTATGCAGCCGAGCCACGCTTAAATCCAGGTCGTCTGCCATTCTCCTCCAACGTCTCTGTGGATAGAATCGGTAATCCTTATGCAGGATAA
- a CDS encoding alkene reductase translates to MTTDINLFSPCQLGNLELPNRIVMAPLTRNRASEGNVPHQLNATYYAQRASAGLIIAEASQVTPEGQGYPATPGIHSSEQVEGWKLVTDAVHQEGGRIFLQLWHVGRISHPDLQPNGALPVAPSAIAAKGEAATYEGPKPFVTPRALETSEIPQIVEQYRQGAANALAAGFDGVEIHSANGYLIDQFLRDRTNQRTDKYGGSIENRTQFLLEVTEAVTSVWDSNRVGVRFSPSGTFNDMGDSNPLETFGYAAQALNQFNLAYLHLYEATEADIRHGGIIVPTSHIRDRFTGTLIVNGGYTREKGDAVLANKAADLVAFGTLFISNPDLPRRLALNAPLNEPNQATFYGGDEKGYTDYPFWSAANEAVAKA, encoded by the coding sequence ATGACAACTGATATCAACTTATTCTCTCCTTGTCAATTAGGGAATCTGGAACTACCTAATCGGATAGTGATGGCACCCTTAACCCGAAACAGGGCAAGTGAGGGAAACGTACCACACCAACTTAATGCTACTTACTACGCTCAACGTGCTTCTGCTGGACTGATTATTGCAGAAGCATCACAGGTAACTCCTGAAGGACAGGGCTACCCAGCGACACCAGGAATTCATTCATCAGAACAGGTGGAAGGATGGAAGTTAGTAACTGATGCAGTACATCAGGAGGGAGGAAGAATTTTTCTGCAACTATGGCATGTAGGCAGAATTTCTCACCCAGACTTACAACCGAATGGAGCTTTACCTGTGGCGCCTTCTGCGATCGCTGCGAAAGGTGAGGCTGCAACCTATGAGGGACCAAAACCCTTTGTTACTCCCCGTGCTTTAGAAACTTCAGAAATACCGCAGATAGTCGAACAGTACCGTCAGGGAGCGGCAAATGCTTTAGCTGCTGGCTTTGATGGAGTGGAAATTCACTCAGCTAATGGTTATTTAATAGATCAGTTTCTCCGCGATCGCACCAATCAACGTACAGATAAATATGGGGGTTCCATTGAGAATCGGACTCAATTCTTGTTGGAGGTGACGGAGGCGGTAACTAGTGTGTGGGATTCTAATCGGGTAGGAGTACGTTTTTCTCCCAGTGGAACTTTTAACGATATGGGTGATTCCAATCCCCTAGAGACATTCGGTTATGCGGCTCAAGCATTGAACCAGTTTAATTTGGCATATCTGCATCTTTATGAAGCCACAGAAGCAGACATCAGACATGGCGGGATAATTGTACCCACTAGTCACATACGCGATCGCTTTACAGGTACACTCATCGTCAATGGTGGTTATACGCGTGAAAAAGGCGATGCTGTACTGGCAAACAAAGCAGCAGATTTAGTTGCCTTTGGCACATTATTTATATCAAATCCTGATTTACCCCGACGCTTGGCTTTAAATGCGCCACTAAATGAACCTAATCAAGCAACCTTTTATGGTGGCGATGAAAAGGGATACACAGATTACCCATTTTGGTCGGCTGCTAATGAGGCGGTAGCTAAAGCGTAA
- a CDS encoding SDR family NAD(P)-dependent oxidoreductase — MDLKLQGKSALVSGSTAGIGFAIALGLAQEGASVIVNGRSEERVTQAIAKIKQSTPDAKVSGVVADAATASGVEKLFQEVPHVDILINNVGIYEPKTFFDITDEDWLNIFEVNVLSGVRLSRQYLRKQLEQNWGRIIFISSESAIQIPVEMIHYGTTKTAQLAIARGLAEMTIGTGVTVNSVLPGPTRSEGVEEFIINLAQERGISPTEVEAEFFQNVRPSSLIKRFATNEEVAAIVVYLSSPLASATNGAALRVDGGVIRSIV; from the coding sequence ATGGACTTGAAATTACAGGGTAAATCCGCACTGGTGAGTGGCTCAACCGCAGGTATTGGTTTTGCGATCGCTCTTGGGCTAGCTCAAGAAGGTGCATCAGTAATTGTCAACGGTCGGTCTGAAGAAAGAGTAACCCAAGCGATCGCTAAAATTAAGCAAAGTACACCGGACGCAAAAGTTTCTGGTGTTGTTGCTGACGCAGCCACTGCATCAGGGGTAGAGAAACTCTTTCAAGAGGTTCCTCACGTTGATATCCTCATAAACAATGTCGGTATTTATGAGCCAAAAACCTTCTTTGATATTACTGATGAAGACTGGTTAAATATATTTGAGGTTAACGTCCTCAGTGGAGTCCGTTTGAGTCGGCAATATCTGCGAAAGCAGCTAGAGCAAAACTGGGGGCGGATAATTTTTATCTCCAGTGAATCTGCTATTCAGATCCCAGTAGAAATGATTCACTATGGCACAACTAAGACAGCGCAACTAGCCATTGCAAGAGGTCTAGCAGAAATGACTATTGGGACTGGAGTCACAGTCAACTCAGTCCTACCAGGGCCAACCCGCTCAGAGGGCGTTGAAGAGTTTATTATCAACCTGGCGCAGGAACGTGGGATTAGTCCAACGGAAGTTGAGGCTGAGTTTTTTCAGAATGTGCGTCCAAGTTCCTTAATCAAACGCTTTGCAACTAATGAAGAAGTAGCAGCGATCGTAGTTTACCTTTCTAGTCCGCTAGCATCAGCAACAAATGGTGCAGCTTTGCGGGTAGATGGTGGCGTTATTCGGTCGATTGTTTAG
- the trxA gene encoding thioredoxin, protein MSSITNVTEATFKQEVLESEIPVLVDFWAPWCGPCRMVGPVVDEVAAEYEGQVKFVKLNTDQNPTVASHYGIRSIPTLMVFKGGRQVDTVVGAVPKTTLNKTLAQHL, encoded by the coding sequence ATGTCATCCATTACAAACGTCACAGAAGCCACATTCAAGCAAGAAGTTTTGGAAAGTGAAATTCCGGTCTTAGTGGACTTTTGGGCACCGTGGTGCGGCCCTTGCCGGATGGTTGGCCCAGTCGTCGATGAAGTTGCTGCGGAATACGAAGGACAGGTAAAATTTGTGAAGCTGAACACAGATCAAAATCCTACTGTCGCCAGCCATTATGGAATTCGCAGCATTCCGACGCTGATGGTTTTTAAGGGAGGTCGCCAGGTCGATACTGTCGTAGGGGCAGTCCCAAAAACTACCTTGAATAAGACCTTAGCACAGCATCTTTAA
- a CDS encoding ArsR/SmtB family transcription factor, which translates to MKFLYHPDRKNISLPGVLYALGDPVRLEIVRLLATEGEQCCARFDFAIAKSTMSNHFKILRESGIVFTRKEGTHHINILRREDLEMLFPGLLDAVLKAAQPLPVVPASAKQTASRI; encoded by the coding sequence ATGAAATTCCTTTATCATCCAGATAGAAAAAATATTTCTTTACCGGGCGTGTTGTATGCATTGGGCGATCCGGTGCGGCTAGAGATTGTGCGCCTGTTGGCGACTGAGGGGGAACAATGTTGTGCGAGGTTTGATTTTGCGATCGCTAAGTCTACCATGTCCAATCACTTCAAGATTTTGCGAGAGTCGGGGATAGTCTTTACACGGAAGGAAGGGACACATCACATTAACATCCTGCGGCGTGAAGATTTAGAGATGCTGTTTCCAGGGCTGCTGGATGCGGTATTGAAAGCCGCTCAACCATTGCCTGTTGTCCCTGCGAGTGCTAAACAAACAGCTTCAAGGATTTAG
- a CDS encoding nucleotidyl transferase AbiEii/AbiGii toxin family protein, with translation MTFRFEHHNQILTVLESLDSDILRKGSAYFGGGTLLAFEFEEYRWSKDVDFIASVGTEGYKYLRTVVFESGHEALFRDLSKIQVGRSTTDQYGIRMIVFVDDVPIKTEIIAETRFQVDPPRYPKWSLVPCLSLNDCFTSKLLSNSDRYADDSVEARDLIDLAILRLQSSIPQASIEKAEKAYQVMRPLKRAIELFQGRPDYREKCFLGLQVDQAQIPKIIDGIDLLSTDLGLSHTPRVFREEHDIFADLETQIRKQEDS, from the coding sequence ATGACCTTTAGGTTTGAACACCATAATCAAATTCTCACAGTTCTTGAATCTTTAGATTCGGACATACTTAGGAAGGGTTCTGCTTACTTCGGTGGCGGAACCCTTCTTGCATTTGAGTTTGAAGAATATCGCTGGAGTAAGGACGTTGATTTTATTGCTTCTGTTGGTACAGAAGGCTATAAGTATCTGCGGACAGTAGTCTTTGAGAGTGGGCATGAAGCATTATTTCGGGATTTAAGTAAAATCCAAGTTGGACGCAGTACAACTGACCAATATGGAATTCGGATGATCGTTTTTGTGGATGATGTGCCGATTAAAACGGAAATTATTGCCGAAACTCGTTTTCAAGTAGACCCACCAAGATATCCGAAGTGGTCACTCGTTCCTTGCTTAAGCCTTAATGACTGTTTTACCTCTAAGCTGCTATCAAATTCTGACCGTTACGCGGATGACAGCGTAGAGGCAAGAGATTTAATCGATCTAGCAATTCTTAGGCTGCAATCTTCAATCCCTCAAGCATCAATTGAGAAGGCTGAAAAAGCCTATCAGGTTATGCGCCCTTTGAAAAGAGCGATCGAACTATTTCAGGGAAGACCGGATTACAGGGAGAAATGCTTTCTCGGTCTACAAGTCGATCAAGCTCAGATACCCAAAATTATCGACGGTATTGATTTACTTTCTACAGATTTAGGTTTATCTCACACCCCAAGAGTTTTTCGAGAAGAACATGATATCTTTGCTGATTTAGAAACACAAATTAGAAAACAAGAAGATTCTTAA
- a CDS encoding glycosyltransferase, with protein sequence MDVIVLGLMLLSLTIWLGLLCFWGQFWRTDQQLEVTETQLQSLPVVCAVVPARNEAELIPTSLRSLLLQDYPGSFNVFLVDDRSTDRTANFAEGVAHAVGKPQQLHIITGESLPPGWSGKLWAVEQGIKSASKLAPDYFLLTDADIEHDPANLRRLVAKAVQEDLDLVSVMVRLRCESFWEKLLIPAFVFFFQKLYPFRWVNNPNNPTAAAAGGSILIAREALERIGGIQVIRKALIDDCALAQAVKKSRGDKENTPFPMPNAPYPMPNQGRIWLGLSSLTRSLRPYDSLATIWDMVARTAYTQLNYSPLLLLGTLVGMPLIYLVPPVCVILGAVWSNWAIALTGLFGWLLMALAYYPTIRFYKCSPWLAFSLPAIAFLYTLMTLDSALRHWQGRGGAWKGRVYTNPDNL encoded by the coding sequence ATGGATGTAATTGTATTAGGATTGATGCTCTTATCCTTGACAATTTGGTTAGGATTACTGTGTTTTTGGGGACAATTTTGGCGGACAGACCAACAATTAGAGGTTACAGAAACTCAGCTACAATCTTTACCTGTGGTTTGTGCCGTCGTTCCGGCGCGTAACGAAGCTGAATTGATACCAACTAGTTTGCGATCGCTCCTTCTCCAAGATTATCCTGGTTCTTTCAACGTTTTTTTGGTAGACGATCGCAGCACAGACCGGACAGCAAATTTTGCCGAAGGAGTTGCACACGCTGTAGGTAAACCCCAGCAGTTGCATATTATCACTGGTGAATCACTGCCTCCTGGTTGGTCGGGTAAACTTTGGGCAGTTGAACAAGGTATAAAAAGCGCTAGTAAACTCGCACCTGATTATTTTTTGCTAACTGACGCAGATATCGAACATGATCCTGCTAATCTTCGCCGACTGGTTGCTAAAGCTGTGCAGGAAGATTTAGACCTGGTTTCGGTAATGGTGCGACTTAGGTGTGAAAGCTTTTGGGAAAAACTTTTGATTCCAGCTTTCGTCTTTTTCTTCCAAAAACTCTATCCCTTCCGCTGGGTGAATAATCCCAACAATCCCACAGCCGCCGCCGCTGGGGGATCTATTCTGATCGCCCGTGAAGCTTTAGAGCGAATTGGGGGTATTCAAGTCATTCGCAAAGCTTTAATTGATGATTGCGCCCTAGCTCAGGCTGTTAAGAAAAGCAGAGGAGATAAGGAAAATACCCCATTCCCAATGCCCAATGCCCCATACCCCATGCCCAATCAAGGACGTATCTGGCTAGGATTGAGTAGCTTGACTCGCAGTTTGCGTCCCTATGACTCGCTGGCGACGATTTGGGATATGGTTGCTCGTACTGCCTATACCCAACTGAATTATTCTCCATTACTACTATTGGGAACTTTAGTAGGAATGCCTCTGATTTATCTAGTTCCACCTGTGTGTGTAATTCTGGGTGCAGTTTGGAGTAATTGGGCGATCGCACTTACAGGTTTATTTGGATGGCTGTTAATGGCGTTGGCTTACTACCCCACGATCCGATTTTATAAATGTTCTCCCTGGTTAGCTTTTAGCTTACCTGCGATCGCTTTTCTCTATACCCTGATGACTCTAGACTCAGCACTACGTCACTGGCAAGGACGCGGCGGCGCTTGGAAAGGAAGAGTTTACACCAATCCAGATAATTTATAG